tgggattacaggcgtgagccaccacgcccgaccgcAGGAGCCCAGTGTTGACTGCTCCTGGACGCCACTGGCTAGGGTGGACGGGCCTCTCCCCAGAGATGTTTGAGCTAAAAATGCAAACGCtcaggccccagcccagccccacaaGCTTCTGCTCCCCGCTGCACCCCTCCAGCATTCCACCAGGCACGGGACACAGCAGGCGACACTCAGAGCCTGTGGCAGGAGGTTCTCCAAGCTCTTTTCTCCCTGGGAGCCTGGTTGTGGGTGAAGAATTACCGAAGTCCAATACCGTGGGACCTACTTCACCGATTATGCAGTTTTAAGAGCTGCACAACattccatcttcttttttttttggaggtggaatctcgctctgtggcccagaatggagtgcagcggtgtgatctcggctcactgcaacctccacctcctgggcttaagcacttctcccgcctcagtcttccgagtagccgggactacaggcgtgaatcactgcgcccggcctagatgcctcctttccttctgccctttctatcatggggaggggaccCCTCCTGGAGAGGCACCCCTGTGAGTCTCCAGCCCCCTCTCACCCCATGATGCCCTAGGCACCAGCTCTgtaaggagaagggagagaaaaatgatAGGATccgccgggcccggtggctcacgcctgtaatcccagcactttgggagaccgaggtgggtggatcacctgaggtcaggagtttgacaccagcttggccaacatggcaaaaccccatttctactaaaaatacaaaaattagccaggcgtggtggcgcacgcctgtaatcccagctactcagaaggctgaggcaggataatcacctgaacccaggaggcagaggttgcagtgagccgagattgcacctctgcactccagctgggtgacagtgagactccatctcaaaaaaaaaaaaaaaaaaaaaaaaaaacaaaccaaaagataGGATCGTGGCAGGCAGCTAGCCAGAAGCCCTCTTCCTATACTTTATGGCAAAATCAAGTTCAGAATGttggaaatggaaggaaggaaaagaatgaaagcaaTCCACTCATCTCTATGCTCCGGACGCCTCGGTGGGCTGGGAACGTCTGGCAGGGCTGTAGAGCAGCGACAGAAGCCGCTCTGGGCTCCACCACACACAGCACCTCCCTTGCTGTTTGTCTCATGTGGGAAGCAAACACTCTGAGGCTCAGAAATCATGGTGAGGattaagctgggcacagtggctcatgcctgtaatcccagcacttttggaggtcaaggtgggtgggtcacttgaggccaagagttcgagaccggcttgaccaacatggcgaaaccttgtctctacaaaaaaattaaaaaattagctgggtgcaagCCTGTAACCACAGCTACTTGTGAGGGTAAGGCcctagaatcgcttgaacccgggagacggaggttgcagtgagacgagagcacacctctgtactccagcctgggcaacacagcgaaactctgtctcaaaaaaacaaaacaaaacatatatacacacacacacacacacacacacgtatatatctCAAGGTGAGGATTAAGTTACAATGTAGAAAgtgccctgcccctccccaaaaggcatcaaaagaaaacagaacacaaaaataaGGGCAGAAAAGGACAGAAGACAGACCAGGAGAGTCATGACCCCACGGCCCCCAGGGTCTCACCTTCTTCACTTTGGCCTGCTCTGCCTTGGAGTCCTTCTCCGCCTTCTTGGCCAGCTTCTCCAGCTGCTTCGCCGTGAACTGAGCAGAAGCCAGAACGTCCTGGGTCAGACATGTGCAGCCCATCCGCCAGGCCTTGCTCTCCACACCCCCACACCTGTGCCCACACAGGTTCTAAGCACCCATCAGCCAGCCTGGGCCCAGCACACGGCAGGGAAGGCATGAAGCCTGCGGGCGTGCATCCTGGGCAGCGAGAGATAGCACCAGCTGGAGGAGGAAGCTGCCTGCTCTGCTTCAGGCTCTGTCTGGGTTTTCTCCAGTGTCTGTCTTCTCTGTGAACACCCTCACCCAAGGCGGAAGGGGCCAAAACCTCTCGTTCTGGTCTCAACTCCTGCTTATAGATGGATCTCAACATAAAAGAAAGACTCCAGAAAACTCATTTCAGGCTACCCCCACGTCGTAAGACAGAATTCCAGGTAAAAACACACCTGAAAATGTTATCTGGAGAGAATGCTGTGGATGCAACAGGTTGCTGGGCAGCACACACAGCTGCTGGGGGCCTAACTGCTCTGCCAGCACCACAAGGAAACAGGGCCTCTGGCAACCCATCTCGAACCACAGACGCCACAGGGTTCAGGACGGCCAGCACAGTGCCACAGGGTTCAGGACAGAAGCAGCCTCAGCGGGTCCCCTCTGTGCCCAGCAGCATCTGACAGACCCACCATGATGGCAGAAGATCCCAGGAGCTCAGAGCCAGCGACAAGGCAAGATGAAGCTGGCCACGGAGGAGCAGCCAGGAGCACATCTCAGGGAATGCACAGAAACCTGCCCTGGATTACTGGAATCTGCAACCACCACCCCACATGGAAGGAATACTCAGAAAGCTCTCCTTCAAATGATCTCAAAGAATGAGTCCACACAGCAGAATACCAAGGCCTAATGCCCGAGCTGTCTTTCTTAAGATAACactccgggccgggcgcggtggatcaagcctgtaatcccagcactttgggaggccgagacgggcggatcacaaggtcaggagatcgagaccatcctggctaacacggtgaaaccccgtctctactaaaaatacaaaaactagccgggcgaggtggcggcgcctgtagtcccagctactccggcaggagaatggcgtaaacccgggagacggagcttgcagtgagctgagatccggccactgtactccagtccgggtgacagagcgagactccgcctcaaaaaaaaaaagataacaccccgggccgggcgcggtggctcacgcctgtaatcccagcactttgggaggctgaggtgggtggatcatgaggtcaagagatcgagaccatcctggccaacatggtgaaaccccgtccctattaAAAccgtaaaaaaaaaattagctgggcgtggtggtgggcgcctgtagtcccagctactcaggaggctgaggcagaaggatcacttgaacccgggaggcagaggttgcagtgagccgagatcgtgccattgcactccagcctgggcgacagagcgagatgtcatctcaaaaagaaaaaaaggtaacacTCGATCTTTCATAGATGACCCTAAGGATCTGCCTCCACTTAGCCTGAGATAAGCAAAGAACTAGTATGTCACCAAGCTGGCTCAATAATCCCCTCCTTGGTCAGCAGTCTGAGCCCTGTGTGGTGGTCACTCAACTATTACATCATCTGCTCAACTGTTTTTGTGGCTCTGAGTGAGTGTGGCTTATACCATCCGTCCTCACCAGGACAGGGCTGGGGTGAACTGCCGTTCAGTACATACCTTCAACTGGAACAGGGTATCTGCAAAGAGAGAGGGAATGGTTTGAGGGCTGGGAATGGGATGTTACACTTCTAGCAGGCAGAACTTACTAGGATCCTTCTAGACACCAGGAGCTAGAACACAGACCACACCTGCCTGGGGTCTTCGGGGAGCCCCCCAACAAGGGAGGCACAAGACAGATTCGTGTGCCAGCCCTGGCCCCTTGCTAGCCACAGGGCCCAGCAAATGCAGACCCTCCCTCCCCGTCTCCTTGTTAGGAACATGAGGATGGCACCATTCAATCTTAGAGGGTTAGTGTGAGGACGGAAGAGGTCACGGACGCAGCATCTTTTGGCCGTGGTTAGAATCCAAAAGATGGCGGTTTATAATTAATGCAACTTTGCAAAAGCCCCTTGGGATTATTTCCCAATTTAAAagttcacctgtaatcccagcactctgagggggccaaggccagtggatcatttgaagccaggggtttgaggccagcctgggccaaTTTAAAAGTTCAGTACTTGACAGTTCACTTTTTACAGACTCTTTCTCCCCAAaggtaaatggataaaaataGCAAGGTGGTAACTCTTAGGCATCAAAGAGCTGATTTCCACCGGGCACagtcgctcaagcctgtaatcacagcactttgggaggcagaagcgggcggatcacttgaggtgagaagttcgagaccagcctggggaatgtaGTCAGATCTCattctattagaaaaaaatatttcttttggccgagtgcagtggctcacgcctgtaatcctagcactttgggaggctgaggcaggtgggtcacgaggtcaggaactcgagaccatcctggctaacacggtgaaaccccgtctgtactaaaaatacgaaaaattagccgggcacggtggcaggtgcctgtagtcccagctacttgggaggctgaggcaggagaatggcgggaacccgggaggcggagcttgcagtgagctgagatatggccactgcactccagcctgggtaacagagcaagactctgaaaaaaaaaaaaagagagaaaaatatattttttaaaaaggtaggaTTGATCTGAATTCATTCAACTGCTAAATTTGGAGTGACCCCTGATTCCTCAAAGGGCTTCACCACACCAGCCAGAATGAGGAAGTGGAGCCTGTGAGTGAGGTAACAGAGTGTTCACAAATGCAAATCAAGGCTCCAAGACGAGACTCCTGGGGTTCCAGTGAGCTCTGGCATGGTTCAGTCTATCGCCTGTCCGTGCAGGTGTGGTCAAGGCCAAGTTCAGTCTGTCATCTGTCAGTGCGGTGTGGTCAAAGCCAAGGTTATGTGTGACTGGAAAACAGCCAGGCTGACCCAGGTGACACAGTGCAGGCCACGCAGGCCACCCACCCAACTCACGGTGGGATGCTGGCCAAACCACCCCTCCTCACCTCAGCTTTCTTCTCCAGCCGTGTGTGGCAGCACAAAAACCCAGCTAAGGCAAAATCTGACTCTGTGGAAATCTGACATGGGCTTGAGAGAAGTCCCCTCAAAAGAGCTGAGTGAGCTGTGGAGTGAaaagtcacaatttttttttttttttttttgagactgattcttgctctgtcacccaggctggagtgcagtggtgcaatctcggctcactgcaacctctgcctcccgggttcaagtgactctcctgcctcagcctcccaagtagttggaattaaaggtgcctgccaccatgcccagctaatttttgtatttttagtagagatggggtttcaccatgttggccaggctggtctcaaactcctgacctcacgtgatccacccacctcggcctcccaaagtgccggggccctgagccaccacacctggcctcccacagtgctggggttgcagccctgagccaccatacctggcctggcCAGCATATTTTTTGTAGCAGGAGGTAGATGCTATCTTTCATCTTCTCTCGAGGCAATCTGTAGAAAATCTCTACACATTTCCTTCATGATGACATGGTGGTACTATAGCTTTTCACActtcaaaaagtatttttttattcttagacagagtctcactctgtcgcccaggctcgggtgccatggcatgatctcagctccctgcaagctccgcctccggttTCACatcattctccggcctcagcctcccaagtagctgggactacaggcgcccaccaccacacccagctaattgtttgtatttttagtagagacggggtttcaccatgttagccaggatgatctggatctcctgaccttgtgatctgcccgcctacggcctcccaaagtgctgggattacagaccgaGCCGCTGCACTTGGTCCtgcaaaaagtatttttaaaagcatgccCATCACATCAGCCCAACGTTTCAGCAAATGCAGGACTTCATTCTGCCAGATTCACCCTGTTCTTTAGTATCCCTGAGCACAGAGCCGGCCCCAGGTGGAGAAGGTCAGAACCAGGGTGTTCCATTGCCTGGAGCCCCTTGCCTTGGGCTGGTTCCTGCTcaaacctctgcctctccatcTGGAGAATGGACACAAAGAGCTGCTGTGACCAGGGCCTCGCACTTAGGGAACACTTTTTGTCTGAGCTCTTCTCATTTGTCCTGATGCTGTTTGGAGGGAGGGGGTGCAACTGTCACTTTTTCTTGTGCCCTCTGACCTGACATTCCAGGGCCCGAAAGGCCGAACAGGCATCGCTCAGTCCCCTCTACCGAGCTGGCGGGGAAGCGCACCTGACGCTGAGGAGTGCCAGGGGCGGGGAAAAGGGTCCTGGGTCGGTGGTCAGGGGTCGAGGCTTAGGGCAAGGGATCCTGGGTCAGGGGTCTAGGTCCCGGGTCCATGGCTGGGGGTCGGAGGTCGAGACCCCGGGGAAGGCGTACCGGGTTGAGAGTTGGGGGTGGCGGCCTGGGGGAAGGGGTCCCGGTCGGCGGCCGGGAGTCGAGGCCCGGGAGAAGGGGTCCCGGGTGGGTGGTCGAGTCCCCAGGGAAGAGGTCCCGGGTCGGGGATCGAGGGTCGAGGCCCGGGGCAAGGGGTCCCGGGTCGGTGGCTGAGGCCCCGGGGAATGGGTCTGGGTCGAGGATGGGGGGTCGAGGCCCTGGGGAAGGGGTCCCGGGTCTGGGATCGAGGGTCGAGGCCCGAGAGCTCTCCCGAGCCCCGCCCGCGGCCCCAAGTGGGCGGAGCCCACGCCAGTGGGAGAAGCGGCCCCGCCCCGCGCGCGAGTCCCCGGAGGACGGCCGCGACCTCTTACCGTCCATGGCCACAAAGACAGGAGCAGCACTCGGAGAGGGAGAAGAGACGCCAACTCCGGGCGGCCTCAGGTCCCGGCAGCGATCGAACCGACCAAGCCGCACCCGGCGGGGCCTTCCGGGGTCACCGCCCCGCTTCCGGTCGCACGGGATGCTCTCGCGAGAGGATGGTGGCCGGTCCCGCGAGAGGAGCGGGACGGGGCTGCGCGGCGCGCCGTCGCCATGGTGACGCGCGACGCGGTCGCGAGGACCTTTTGTCGGTCGTTCTGGGCTGCGCGGCCGCGGAGGTGTGGGGACCCGGGCTTGCCCCGGCGGGGGCGGTGGGCTCACCTATGGGCCTTtccaaaagcaaacagaaacccAGGAAAGGTAAAGGGGGCGCAGGCGCTGGGCTCCCCGTGTCTCCGCCCCTCGGCGCGGGCCCAGGGCGGGGCTGGGCGGGGCGGCGCGAGCGCAGGCGCCGACCTCGGCCCGGGGCGAACCGTTCCTGCCACCGAGTCCGCCACGGACGGCGCCTTAAGTATCTTCCCGCCTGAGGCAGTTACGGAAACGGAGAGACTCGAGACTTTGAAGCCAGCTTATTCTAGACCCAAGCAGGCGACTGAAGACGATGGGACCCACTGCCCTGGATTCGGTAAGTCCCGGGTCTAACGGATGATCCATGTATTTCAGGTGAGGAGCAAAAGAAGGGATCCACCTATTCGGTTCCAAAACCTAAGGATAAGTTGATGGAGAAGCATTCCCAGGAACCCAGGCATGCAGACAAGGAGTCGGAGAAGCCTGTGGACAGCCTCCACCCGGGGGCCGGGACAGCCAAGCACCTGTTGTCGGCAGCTTCGCTGGAAGGTAGGAGAGGGCGGGAGGGAGCGAAGCGAGGTCAGCGGCTTGGAGGATCTGGGGCTGGGGTGAGGAGCCTACTTCTGAGACCTTACCAATGGACACTAGTAGCAGGCACGCACCCTAAAGTTGAAACTGGTTTGTTTTAGGAACTTTATGTAGGAGATAAATATCcagaattcttggttgaaaacATAAGTTTAATGAAAATGTAGGTCAGTTCCCGAGTGATAAGTATGTACCAGGTGGTCGAGGGGCTGAAGCAGTGTGCGTGTGTCTCACGTGAGGTTCTCCTGGAGGGCTGGGTATCTTGGTGCCACCGAGAATCCCTCAGCCTCCGCACACTGGAACAGAGCCTTGGGAGGccgtcccaggctggagtgtagctcTCCAAGGGCTGCTGGCGCAAGCACATTGTGGAGGGTGACAGAGGAGTAGAACCTGGGTGCGACAAAGTCGTCTTTTATAACAGCCTAGTGTGACCAGACCTTTGGGTGTGTGTGGGGAAGATGAGGCCCTAACAGTAGGAAGAAGCTAGAATACAAAGTTTTCCATCAGTTTTACCACATGGAGCTGGAAGTGTTAAATAGTTTAAACAATAGAGATGCTGCCTGgcgtagtggttcacacctgtcctcccagctacttggcagaccgaggcaggaggatcttttgagcccagaagttcgagaccagcttgggcaacatagtgagactctgtctctacaaaaaacaaatatttaaaaataaaaaagagggcgGCATGATGGGGTCTGTGCCTACCAACAGGGAAGCAAGTTCCCAGGGGAGGTGGCCCCATCAGAGACCCATTGCTGTTGGCCCAGTGGGAGCCAGCGAGGCCTTGCAGTACGAATTTCAGAAGGGTCAAGCAGGCAGAACCCGCAGAGCCTGTCATCTGAGGAGATTGGGGGCCTGTGCCAGGAGGAAGTGTTTCAGTTTCATCACAAGAATGAACcactcggctgggcacggtggctcacgtctgtaatcccagcactttgggagaccaaggtgggtggatcacttaaggtcaggagttcaagaccagcctggccaacatggtgaaaccccatctctactaaaaatacaaaaattagctggccatggtggcatctgcctgtaatcccagctactcaggaggctgaggcaggagaattgcttgaaccgagacctgggaggcggaggtagcagtgagcgagatcgcgccagtgtactccagcctgggctatagagagagactgtctcaaaaaaaaaaaaaaaaaagaatcagccaCTCGGGTCAGAAAAGAAAGAGTGTCGGGAATGACTGGCCTGCTAGGCAGAGGAGCTGGGTCTGGACTGGTTCAGATAGGCTTGTGGGATCAAGGGCTGGAAGTAGGAGGCTCTGGGCCTTGGACTTGGAAGAAAGGCCTGGATTTGAATTCCCAACTTTGGAACCCCTCACTGGAGGATGGAAGTCTGCAGGAATAGCATCACCTTAGGGTGGCGGTTTGGAAGATGCTACCTGTCAGGGTGCTTTTAGCTGAAAGTTACAGAAAAGCTAAGTAAACACAGTTTTAACACAGGGATTTAATGTCTCACAAATGAAGGGTCAGAGGCAGGGCTTCCAGGTTGGCTTGTTAGCACAGCCGTGACATCAAGGGCTTTGCATGTCTCTTCCTGACCACTCTCAGTGTCCACAGCCCCCAGTGAGTGTACAGCCCCCACACGCAGGCAGGACTGCATCTACTTCAAAGGCATTGCTTCTTGCTTTATATTAGCACGGAAACCTTTCCCAGGAAGGCTTCGCCTGCCCAGCCTCTCTAGGACACACTCAACAGTGCAGATtccccaggggctggagggagctgTGAAGCACAGCAGTGGGCAGGACCTCTACCAGCCACGGAAGTGGGGGAAGGAGGACCGCCTGTCGGAAAGGCCCCAGCAGTGTCTGTCACACCAGAGGGTGTGGGAGGAAGGTGGACATGAAGGGAAAACAACAGAGCAAAAGTGAGGACAGAGTTCAGGAGAGAAGATGAAGTGTGCACGCTCTCCACGCAGTGATGGCCTGCGCGACAGTGAGGAGCAGGCTGCTGACTCCTTTGCCACACCGTGAAGGATCCTGAAGGTGGGACGCTAAGTGAGAAAAGCCAGAGGAAAGACCACTCATACTGCAATTCCCTTTACATGAAATGACCAGAAAAGACAAACACATTGCAGAGAGAAGCACGTGAGTGGTTGCTGGGCAGGAATGGGAGTCGACCACAGCTGAACACAAGGGGCCTTTGGAGGATCACAGACGTGGTTTAACCTGAatctgagcctgggaagcagtgCAGTTAGCAGTCCTGGTCCCTAAGCCCTTCCTACCCAGGAGCCAGACTTATGAGTGAACAAGCCAGCAGTGATTCCAGGCTCTGGCTGGATCCTGGAGTCATCTCAGCTTGGGGCGTGCACCTCACGGGGAGCCAGCATCAGTGTCCAGCCCCAAGAGCCGCCCTGGACATCTCAGTGAGTCTTTAGATGCCTGCAGCTGCCTGGGCACCCACAGGTGATACCTGTCCTGCCAAACCTGTCCTGAACCCATAAAATCCAGAGAAAAGCAAGTAGTTATTTTAAGCTGCTGAGGCTTGGGGTAAATTACTATGGAGCAGTAGTGACCAGAACAGAAGGGCCCTGATGGGGAGACAGTTTGGCCATGAGTTAATCACTGTGGCAGCTGTGGGGAtattgatatggcttggctgtgtcctcacccaaatctcattttgaattcccacatgtAGGAAGAACTGGGTGGGAAgtggttgaatcatgggggcaggtctttcccatgctgttttcgtgatagtgaatgagtctcacgagattcgatggttttaaaaacgggagtttcctGCATAAGcgctctctgcctgctgccatccgtgtaagacgtgacttgccccttcttgccttctgctgtgattgtgaggcctccccagccatgtggaactataagtccattaaacctttttcctgaataaattattcagtctctggtatgtctttattagcagcatgaaaacggaccaATACAGATATATTATACTGTTATCATAACTACTGCTGTATATGCTTAAATTTTTGCGTTACAAAATTCACAAACATACAGAGGTCTAACACATCACAGATTTATAGTCAGCTTATTCTACAGTGTTGGAAATTCTACCACAAATAAAGaactggggaaaaaaggaaggaaatgttaGAAGGAAACCTGAGAAACCTAGAACCTGGGCTCAGTCACTCCTGAGACAGTCAGATCGGGTATTTAGGGATGAGTCAGTGTGAATTTGCTTAGATGTGGCAATGCTATTGTAGTTATGCTAAAACACAATCCCTATCTGATAAGGAGGTATACTGCAACATTTATGGGTAAAATCATGTCTGAAATTACTTAAAGATACTCAGGACGCTGGGCGCGGCAGCTCATGCTGTAaccctagcactgtgggaggccgagaagggtggatcacgtgaggtcaggagttcgcgaccagcctggccaacatggcaaaaccccgtctctacaaaaaatacaaaaaaattagctgggcatggtggtatgcacctgtaattccagctagtttggaggctgaggcaggagaatcacttgaacccaggaggcagaggttgcagtgagccaagatcatccctgggcaatggagcgagactccatctcaaaaagagagataggaaaaaaatgaagaaagaacaagACAACAAAATACTGATTGAGGCTGAGCGCTGCTTAGGTGCAatagaaaatattctattttcttgcgtgtttgaacacttttttttcttttttttttggagatggagttttactcttgttgcctaggctggagtgcattggcgcaatctcggctctcagctcactgtagcctctgcctcccaagttcaagagattctcctgcctcagcctcccaagtaactgggattgcaggcgcctgccaccatccccagctaaattttttttttttgtatttttagtagagatgggctttcatcacattggccaggctggccttaaactcttgccttcagctgatccacctgcctcagcctcccaaagtgctgggatcacaggcgtgggccaccatgcccggctcgtTTAAACACTTTTgcaactttgtttgtttgtttgttttgagatttcTGCCTCcgcggttcaagcaattcttctacctcagcttaaggcacccgccaccacggctggctaatttttgtattttcagtagagatggggtttcaccatattggacaggctggtctcaaactcctaaccttgttatccgcccgcctcggcctcccaaagtgccagtattacagatttgagccactgcgcctggcctgtaacATTTTTATGAAGGTAGGGTATGCTTAATTGCAAGAAAATTTTGAATAAGAAGAGAAATGGAACACTTCTATGAGCTATTAAAAAATatcatgctgagtgaaaaaagccagttgCAGAAGGTCatgtgcaacttttttttttttt
The genomic region above belongs to Piliocolobus tephrosceles isolate RC106 chromosome 17, ASM277652v3, whole genome shotgun sequence and contains:
- the SPATA33 gene encoding spermatogenesis-associated protein 33 isoform X2 — protein: MEKHSQEPRHADKESEKPVDSLHPGAGTAKHLLSAASLEARKPFPGRLRLPSLSRTHSTVQIPQGLEGAVKHSSGQDLYQPRKWGKEDRLSERPQQCLSHQRVWEEGGHEGKTTEQK